One region of Rhodohalobacter mucosus genomic DNA includes:
- a CDS encoding lysophospholipid acyltransferase family protein, producing MTQLRAIFKLCMLFLYTVAAYSVYFIWYLFLKLFRKPVEPWRNILLKYWSRGICAILNMKMRVEGKAPQAPFVVVSNHVSYLDVVPLYGVLDCTFIAKKEIRSWPLIGFMAKTLGVIFIDRARRSDVNRVNREQMENLNEHQGILIFPEGTTSDGSRILRLRSPLLQTAIDTGLPVHVVTLYYETADSDIAATDSICWHGDISLGRHALRMAKTTRIDCVITINDEPVEGLDRKVLVENLQKKMRGQFKPMKA from the coding sequence TGCGCGCTATTTTTAAACTCTGCATGCTCTTTTTGTACACGGTAGCTGCCTATTCAGTGTACTTCATTTGGTACCTGTTTTTGAAACTTTTCCGAAAACCTGTTGAGCCCTGGCGAAACATCCTTTTGAAATACTGGAGCCGAGGCATATGTGCAATATTGAATATGAAGATGCGCGTTGAGGGCAAAGCACCGCAAGCACCGTTCGTGGTCGTATCCAATCATGTAAGCTATCTGGACGTAGTTCCCCTTTACGGCGTACTTGATTGTACATTCATCGCCAAAAAAGAGATAAGATCCTGGCCTCTCATCGGCTTTATGGCTAAAACACTGGGTGTCATTTTTATCGACAGGGCGCGGAGAAGTGATGTAAACAGGGTTAACAGGGAGCAGATGGAGAACCTGAACGAGCACCAGGGAATACTCATATTCCCTGAGGGTACGACATCCGACGGTTCAAGGATTTTGCGGCTTCGGTCACCATTGCTCCAAACTGCAATCGATACAGGCCTTCCGGTGCACGTAGTTACCCTCTATTATGAAACAGCCGATTCTGACATTGCTGCTACGGATTCAATTTGCTGGCACGGGGACATTTCGCTGGGCCGACATGCACTACGGATGGCTAAAACAACCCGAATAGATTGTGTTATAACAATTAATGATGAACCCGTAGAGGGGTTAGACCGTAAAGTGCTTGTTGAAAATCTCCAGAAAAAAATGCGCGGCCAGTTTAAACCTATGAAAGCCTGA
- a CDS encoding ATP-dependent helicase translates to MKKFVLSKDDKSAVSYSISYENLLNEAQFEAVTHVDGPVLLVAGAGTGKTRTLIYRVARLVENGTDPSEILLLTFTRRAAHEMLRRASHILDERCRRVEGGTFHHYCSKILHRHAESIGYPDNFTIIDSQDAMEAVNLVRNRLDLPKRKSRFPKKSTLYFMFSSSINRQIPVRELVENEYPQFTVHIDLIEEIYAKYQEYKELNYVMDFDDLLVKTRDLLRDNDDLRNVIASRHRYVMVDEYQDTNALQAELTSLFSSVHHNVMAVGDDAQSIYSFRGADHKNMLAFPELFEGTKVIKLEENYRSTQRILDVANRVLEEAEEKFDKQLYTKNEEGDLPGLVKAANMNDQSRFVAQMILNLREQGYELSDTAVLFRNGRDSFDLEVVLNNKNIPYVKYGGQKFTEAAHVKDVLAHLRVLLNPKDLISWNRVLMLIDGIGPKTAEDLFQWAHTRGNPFEPDRAPNASEKYLVQLKALSELFAKLKKLDGSVTEQLQEVVSYYSVFCRKQFDDYPKRMKDLETFVDISGTYQSLNQLIEQLALDPIEATVIDTEASEKDESPLVLSTIHSSKGLEWRNVFLIQCLDGILPSGYAMDDPRQMDEEVRLLYVAVTRAKENLFITYPALFQSRYGDYFSQPSRFIEDIGERLLEPWLLVEEHENNNLLEE, encoded by the coding sequence ATGAAAAAATTTGTGCTCTCAAAGGATGATAAAAGTGCGGTCAGCTACTCCATCAGTTATGAGAACTTGCTCAACGAGGCACAGTTTGAGGCTGTAACCCATGTTGATGGTCCAGTACTGCTTGTTGCGGGTGCTGGAACCGGTAAAACAAGAACACTGATCTACAGGGTTGCCCGCCTGGTTGAAAACGGTACGGATCCGTCCGAAATTCTATTGCTAACGTTTACCCGAAGGGCGGCCCACGAAATGCTGAGGAGAGCCAGCCATATTCTTGATGAACGATGCCGGCGTGTGGAAGGAGGGACATTTCACCACTACTGCAGTAAAATTCTGCACCGACACGCAGAATCGATTGGTTATCCTGATAACTTCACAATTATTGATTCTCAGGATGCGATGGAAGCTGTTAACCTGGTTAGAAACAGGCTTGACCTTCCAAAAAGGAAAAGCCGTTTTCCAAAGAAGTCAACGCTTTATTTCATGTTCAGCTCATCAATTAACCGGCAGATTCCGGTTCGGGAGCTGGTGGAAAATGAATATCCGCAGTTTACGGTGCATATCGATTTAATTGAAGAGATTTATGCAAAATATCAGGAGTACAAAGAGCTGAATTATGTAATGGATTTTGACGATTTGCTGGTAAAAACCCGTGACCTGCTTCGCGACAATGATGACCTGCGAAATGTGATTGCTTCGCGACACCGTTACGTTATGGTGGATGAATACCAGGATACCAACGCTCTTCAGGCTGAACTCACATCCCTGTTTTCATCTGTCCACCATAATGTAATGGCGGTCGGTGATGATGCGCAAAGTATCTACTCTTTCAGGGGTGCAGATCATAAAAATATGCTTGCCTTTCCGGAACTGTTTGAGGGTACGAAAGTAATCAAGCTTGAAGAAAATTATCGGTCCACGCAGCGTATACTGGATGTGGCAAACCGCGTTCTCGAGGAAGCTGAAGAAAAATTCGATAAGCAACTCTATACAAAAAACGAGGAGGGTGATCTGCCCGGGCTGGTAAAGGCTGCAAATATGAACGATCAAAGCCGCTTTGTGGCCCAAATGATCCTCAACCTCAGAGAGCAGGGATACGAGCTGAGCGACACGGCCGTTCTTTTCAGAAACGGGAGGGACTCTTTTGACCTGGAAGTCGTTTTGAACAATAAAAATATACCCTATGTGAAATACGGCGGGCAGAAGTTTACGGAGGCTGCACATGTTAAAGATGTTCTTGCACATCTTCGCGTCTTATTGAACCCCAAAGACTTAATTTCATGGAACAGGGTGCTTATGCTGATTGACGGCATCGGGCCCAAAACCGCAGAAGACCTCTTTCAGTGGGCGCATACGCGGGGCAACCCATTCGAGCCCGACCGTGCTCCAAATGCAAGTGAGAAGTACCTTGTTCAGCTAAAGGCGCTGAGCGAGCTTTTCGCCAAACTGAAAAAACTGGACGGATCGGTTACCGAGCAGCTGCAGGAAGTTGTTTCGTACTATTCGGTATTTTGCAGAAAACAATTTGACGATTACCCGAAGCGGATGAAAGACCTGGAGACATTCGTTGATATTTCCGGCACGTATCAAAGCCTGAACCAGCTGATAGAACAGCTTGCACTGGATCCCATTGAAGCCACTGTGATAGATACCGAGGCGTCTGAAAAAGACGAATCACCGCTTGTATTGAGCACCATCCATTCGTCAAAAGGACTGGAGTGGAGAAATGTTTTTCTAATTCAGTGCCTTGACGGTATTTTGCCCTCGGGTTATGCAATGGATGATCCCCGGCAGATGGATGAAGAGGTGAGGCTTCTCTACGTAGCCGTAACACGGGCTAAAGAGAATCTCTTTATTACCTATCCGGCACTTTTTCAAAGCCGGTACGGGGACTATTTTTCTCAGCCCTCCAGGTTTATTGAAGATATCGGGGAGAGGTTGCTCGAACCATGGTTACTGGTCGAGGAGCATGAAAATAATAATCTTCTTGAAGAGTAA
- the der gene encoding ribosome biogenesis GTPase Der — protein sequence MQPTVSIVGRPNVGKSTLFNRLIGERKAIVHDEYGVTRDRHYGESFWNGRNFTVIDTGGYLPDDPDVITSGVREQVHIAIDESDLILFVVDTESGVNSLDKAVAEILRKQDKPVLCVVNKADNEEKVHQAYEFYELGFDTIYPVSSISGSGTGDLLDRVVELLPDDTEEEEEHKYPRIAFVGRPNVGKSSLMNALLKSDRCIVTDVPGTTRDSINSLLEYKGNTYTLVDTAGLRKKAKVKENIEFYSTVRTDKSIREADVVVLLLDAMQGFDEQDKRILREAEKFNKGILIALNKWDSVPEKDTNLLKEFQEYIHGKVATMNYVPIISISALTGQRIERVLDVADQVLEQRKKKISTPALNSFVEKILKDRPLPVKRGKKLKIQYAVQVKSNPPVFKFFMNNPEELPPNYRRFIENKIREEFSFEGVPITMVFRQK from the coding sequence ATGCAACCAACCGTTTCCATCGTCGGACGACCCAATGTAGGAAAATCTACTCTTTTTAACCGGCTTATTGGTGAACGAAAAGCAATTGTTCACGACGAATACGGAGTTACGCGCGACAGACACTACGGAGAAAGTTTCTGGAATGGCAGAAACTTTACAGTGATCGATACGGGCGGTTATCTTCCTGACGATCCTGATGTGATTACATCGGGTGTTCGTGAACAGGTTCATATCGCTATAGATGAATCTGACCTTATCCTATTCGTGGTGGATACGGAGAGCGGAGTCAATTCACTGGATAAGGCAGTGGCTGAAATTCTCAGAAAGCAGGATAAACCTGTTCTTTGTGTTGTTAATAAGGCAGATAACGAGGAGAAAGTACACCAGGCGTATGAATTTTACGAGCTGGGCTTTGATACCATATATCCCGTATCCTCAATTAGCGGCAGCGGAACGGGAGACCTTCTTGACAGAGTCGTTGAACTACTTCCTGATGATACAGAAGAGGAAGAAGAGCACAAGTACCCAAGAATAGCATTTGTGGGCCGGCCTAATGTGGGCAAAAGCAGTCTGATGAACGCTCTTCTGAAAAGCGACCGGTGTATTGTAACGGATGTTCCGGGAACAACAAGGGATTCCATCAACAGCCTGCTGGAGTATAAAGGCAATACCTATACGCTGGTGGATACCGCCGGACTAAGAAAAAAGGCGAAAGTAAAAGAGAACATTGAGTTTTACAGCACCGTAAGAACCGATAAATCCATTCGCGAGGCGGATGTGGTCGTCTTGCTGCTTGATGCTATGCAGGGTTTTGATGAACAGGATAAACGAATTCTCAGGGAGGCCGAAAAGTTTAATAAAGGTATTCTGATTGCGCTCAATAAATGGGACAGCGTGCCTGAGAAGGATACAAACCTGCTTAAAGAGTTTCAGGAGTATATTCACGGGAAAGTAGCAACAATGAACTACGTACCCATCATATCCATATCAGCGCTTACGGGCCAGCGTATCGAGAGGGTACTCGATGTGGCAGATCAGGTTCTGGAACAGAGAAAAAAGAAGATTTCGACACCCGCACTAAACAGCTTTGTAGAAAAAATACTAAAAGATCGGCCATTGCCGGTTAAAAGAGGCAAGAAGCTGAAGATTCAGTATGCAGTGCAGGTGAAGAGCAATCCCCCTGTATTTAAGTTCTTTATGAATAATCCAGAGGAACTCCCGCCCAATTACAGACGTTTTATCGAAAATAAAATTCGTGAAGAGTTCAGTTTTGAAGGCGTACCCATTACAATGGTATTTCGTCAAAAATAA
- a CDS encoding Plug domain-containing protein encodes MKGRFISRGIFIAAIISIIASIPAQPLHAQQQSVEFVQYFRELQNDFIRERVYLHTDRQWYVHGDRIWFSAFVTAGPQNLPSAISSVLYVELFDPEGSLIERIPVRIESGRASGSLTFNNTEPEAGTYRIQAYTAWAKNFGESYIHKADIAVLSDEETDDTAESPNGSPDLQFFAEGGELIAGLSQRVAFKAIGNDGLSRDVSGWVFSQDRTDSVRFASEHNGMGVIENWTSEESGSFAVAEIDGEMIRTELPAPVSSGSMLRVDGNPSDFLITVRSNDPETQNGQLLLFAHVRGEIYYASLILMENGSGETAIPRMQFPSGIVHFTLLGPSGNPVSERLSFNENELDRIETDLSPDQQTYSLREEVALDIAISDGERVLIPADVSLTVFDDAYADYQQYATDIRSRLYLETELRGYIEDPGYYFSDEPEAGLHLDYLLLTQGWRSYDMDAVLQRDDITLFSLPEEGFSLTGTIKSGFRGRPLENATVAFSLDDDEENLDIVTTGPDGKFMISGLDVTGAASFVLRANNESGGDRVQIELDNQFANLENSAVPPAEELTQSYFSNTEDERGATGSVAINSLKERSQSARSGTERYLEAELFGELDEITVTGEREEVDEEEQFRRFGERPGQRVDFDEQEHLSTLPINIVLNQIPGVSVVGNQVEISTGFTNLGGSAPPSPLILVDNIETDASYLLSLSPADVKTINVFRRSVELASFGISGTGGVISVRTRRGETGYVENERGTLAGRIQGYQQPTQFYSPRYGITVPRDIEEPDERITLHWEGDLSIPETGGTLQFWTNDVPSRYRVVLQGITQTGVPFSATETFEVTD; translated from the coding sequence ATGAAGGGACGTTTCATATCGCGGGGAATATTCATTGCAGCGATTATATCAATTATCGCAAGCATCCCTGCTCAGCCTTTACATGCCCAGCAGCAGTCGGTTGAGTTCGTTCAGTACTTCAGGGAACTGCAGAATGATTTTATCCGCGAAAGGGTCTACTTGCACACCGACCGGCAGTGGTATGTTCATGGAGACAGAATCTGGTTTTCAGCCTTCGTAACCGCCGGCCCGCAAAACCTCCCTTCTGCCATCAGCAGTGTACTTTACGTTGAACTGTTTGATCCTGAAGGCTCACTTATTGAGCGTATTCCCGTTCGCATTGAGAGCGGCAGAGCTTCGGGAAGTCTGACGTTTAATAATACGGAACCTGAAGCAGGCACCTACCGCATTCAGGCGTATACGGCATGGGCCAAAAATTTTGGCGAATCCTACATTCACAAAGCTGATATTGCCGTACTGTCAGACGAAGAGACTGATGATACCGCCGAATCGCCAAATGGATCACCGGACCTGCAGTTTTTTGCTGAAGGAGGAGAACTGATTGCAGGGCTTTCGCAGAGGGTTGCATTTAAAGCCATTGGAAATGACGGGCTGAGCCGGGATGTGTCAGGCTGGGTTTTCAGCCAGGATCGCACCGATTCTGTTCGCTTTGCCTCTGAACACAACGGCATGGGGGTAATTGAAAACTGGACGTCTGAAGAGTCCGGTTCTTTTGCTGTGGCAGAAATTGACGGGGAAATGATACGAACAGAGCTTCCAGCGCCTGTCTCAAGCGGTTCCATGCTGCGTGTTGACGGGAATCCCTCCGACTTTCTGATCACGGTTCGAAGCAATGACCCTGAAACGCAAAACGGCCAGTTGCTGCTTTTTGCACATGTTCGGGGTGAGATCTATTACGCATCGCTAATCCTGATGGAAAACGGTTCGGGTGAAACTGCAATACCAAGAATGCAGTTTCCCTCGGGCATAGTCCACTTTACGCTGCTGGGACCCAGCGGCAACCCGGTATCAGAAAGGCTCTCATTCAATGAAAATGAGCTTGACCGGATTGAGACGGATCTTTCCCCGGATCAGCAGACGTACTCATTGCGGGAAGAAGTGGCGCTGGATATTGCCATATCAGACGGCGAGCGTGTTCTGATTCCGGCAGATGTCAGTCTGACTGTATTTGATGATGCCTATGCAGACTATCAGCAGTATGCAACCGATATCCGAAGCAGGCTGTACCTTGAAACCGAATTACGGGGTTATATTGAGGATCCGGGATACTATTTCAGCGATGAACCAGAAGCCGGACTGCACCTCGACTACCTTCTTCTTACACAGGGCTGGCGTTCGTACGATATGGATGCCGTTTTGCAAAGAGATGATATAACTCTTTTTTCTTTGCCCGAGGAAGGCTTTTCACTTACGGGGACAATTAAAAGCGGGTTTCGCGGAAGGCCACTTGAAAATGCCACCGTAGCTTTTTCATTGGACGATGATGAAGAGAACCTGGATATCGTAACAACGGGTCCTGATGGTAAATTTATGATTTCCGGACTCGATGTTACAGGAGCGGCTTCATTTGTGCTGCGTGCCAACAATGAAAGTGGCGGTGACCGTGTACAAATAGAGCTGGATAACCAGTTTGCTAACCTTGAAAATTCCGCTGTCCCCCCTGCTGAAGAGCTGACGCAATCGTACTTTAGCAATACAGAGGACGAACGCGGCGCAACTGGTTCTGTCGCTATTAACAGCCTCAAGGAGCGCTCTCAAAGTGCCAGATCCGGCACTGAACGTTATCTTGAAGCTGAACTGTTCGGCGAACTTGACGAGATTACCGTAACGGGCGAACGGGAAGAAGTCGATGAAGAGGAGCAGTTCAGAAGGTTTGGGGAAAGACCTGGCCAGAGAGTCGATTTTGATGAGCAGGAGCATCTTTCCACACTGCCAATCAACATCGTCCTGAATCAAATTCCGGGTGTGAGCGTGGTAGGCAACCAGGTGGAAATAAGCACCGGATTTACCAACTTAGGCGGGTCTGCACCCCCTAGCCCTCTTATTTTGGTGGATAATATTGAAACAGATGCCTCCTATCTTCTCAGTCTTTCACCTGCGGATGTCAAAACGATCAATGTGTTCAGACGATCAGTGGAACTGGCATCGTTTGGCATTTCAGGTACAGGCGGGGTAATATCGGTACGCACACGACGCGGTGAAACAGGATATGTGGAAAATGAACGGGGTACGCTTGCAGGCCGTATTCAGGGTTATCAGCAGCCCACACAATTTTACTCACCCCGATATGGAATTACGGTACCCCGGGACATAGAAGAACCGGATGAGCGAATTACACTGCATTGGGAAGGTGATCTGAGCATCCCCGAAACGGGCGGTACGCTGCAATTCTGGACCAATGACGTTCCATCCAGATACAGAGTGGTACTGCAGGGTATAACCCAAACCGGCGTTCCGTTTTCAGCTACTGAAACGTTTGAGGTGACCGATTAA